TACCATAAGTAAAATGATTGTTCTACAACAattcatattttcatattgttGTAACTAATGTTCTTGCAAACATATGTATGTGAAGAAATCGTTGTGAAACTGACTACGATTGCAAGAAGAAATGATCTTTGTTGTGTCTATCAAATGAACCCATACAATATCATATATCTACATTCATCAATTCTAcactaaataacaaaaatgaagaagcatAACACACATACGACATGTTGATATCTCATTTAGGATAAAAACAAACGAAATTGTTTTTGAAGGTTAGAAATAAAATCAACTGGCAATACTTATATTGGTCCAAGTCCTTTTGAACTTGGATGAAGTATCTCAACATGTCCATTGGGATGATGCTTTTTTCGCTCATTTCGAACGAATCCCACTTTAGAACCGATAAAATAAACTCAAACGAATtgcaatttttatttgtttttaatgacTTTTACATTCTATAACAAATACACAGATGTAGTTGAACGAATATTCTTAGTTAATAGTGATCGAACTCGATTTCTCATTAATTCTGTGGATCGAATGCATAGAGGTTTATATAGTAGTATAGTATAAGCTTACTTGTGCGTGTGTGAATCGTAACTGTACATCAATACATGTGTGATCATCTAAGGATGTATGTACAGAGTTTGTTGGTAGCAGTTAGATATCTACAGCAGCTTCATGCCATAAAtaatttctcttttcttttttttttatcacgaGAGGATTAAAATCCGCATATTCTTCGAAATATTGACCAAAATGGTATGATAATAAGTCGAGAACGTTGAAACCAACTTTGTACAGTATAATATTTAAACATGCGCACACTGCACACGttcaagaaagaaaacaatctCTTACAAGGCCCGTTATTACAAGCCCCATCAAAACGAATTCATATCTAAGGTGTTCTTATTACGCTTTAACAAAGCCGCGACCGCTTCACCGTACATACAACTCCCAGCGAAAGCCTCCGTCGCCAGCTTATCATCCCCGACGTCGGAATATTCCTCGCTCGGCCTTACAATCACGAGCGTCGCGGATTCTAAACATATACCACTCTTTAGCTTAAGCGACGGCGCGTGTCTCATGCTCATCCTCACGCTCGGGACCACACTCCTCTGTTTTTTCTCCACGCGCTCCTCGAGTTCTTGATCACGCGCGACCTCCGTCTTTCGAAACTCTCTCAGCCCCTCGGATTTCATCACCACCGTCCCTTCTCCTCCTCTTTCATGCATCACTAAGCTCTCCATCTCCTTGTGCTCCTTCACGACTTGGCTCATCAGGTGATGACGTGTCGACGCGGCCATCAACGCCTTTATCGTCCACTCCACGCGCGTTTTCAGACCAGTCACGAACTCGGCGTCTGACTCACCGTCGGAGGAAGACACGGTGGAGGCGGAGCGAAACGCTACAACGACGCATGTTTTGAGAGTTTTACCAAAATCTGCTTTCCATTTAATTCCGGCGCCTTTCTCCGGCTTTGCATCGCCGCCGAGAAGCTCCACGTCAAGATTCTTGATCCGGTCAAACCGGGAGAGAAGCTTGGAAGGGATAACCGGAGAAAGATTTGTGGTTGGGATTGGTTTAGCCGGTTtagaaaacagagaaaacaaacCGTGAAAGGGTTTGCATACAGATTTAAAGAAGTTGCTGACGGGAGAATCGGGTGGTGACTCGGTGGTAACGACTTGGTCGAGACGGAGGATGAGTGACTCGGACTGAGGGACGAGCGAGTTGAATCGCTTAGAGAGGGAACTGCAACGAAGCAAGGTTTTGACGTCGCCGACTTTGTCCAAGATATAGACGACGATAGGATCTGGAAGTCCATCAAAAACGTCCATCTTTGCTTATAACCTTTGGATCGGAGAAGAGAGTTTGTGTATTCAAGTCTCTCTATGTATCTTCTCTTACACTGTATCTATTGAGTCTGGAGTGTGAATAAGAGTTTAAATAGGAAAGAACACGACGGCCAAACACATAGGAAAGATTATTGTGGGACCTACTTGCCGGCTTGTAATGCTATTTTTATTGGtataattaatatcaaaaaaatacaatattctAAAAACCATTTGTTGGTTTGATTTTGTCAAAAGTGTTGCATCGGACGGTCTATAACCGTTGCTTGATCGACGCTCCACGCAGCTTAAACATTTGTTTACCATAATCTTGATCCATACCCGAAAAAATTCAAGAAGATTTGTAATGATAGAATCTTCTCTAATGGAATCATTAATGACAACTATTCGTCAATCCAATTATTTAGTACATGTAAATTTATTGAAGTTACTTATTGCAAGCTATCCAATcggtttattttcatgttaatcATATCCTAACATAAGTCCACAA
The sequence above is drawn from the Brassica napus cultivar Da-Ae chromosome A8, Da-Ae, whole genome shotgun sequence genome and encodes:
- the LOC106425943 gene encoding F-box protein AUF2, whose protein sequence is MDVFDGLPDPIVVYILDKVGDVKTLLRCSSLSKRFNSLVPQSESLILRLDQVVTTESPPDSPVSNFFKSVCKPFHGLFSLFSKPAKPIPTTNLSPVIPSKLLSRFDRIKNLDVELLGGDAKPEKGAGIKWKADFGKTLKTCVVVAFRSASTVSSSDGESDAEFVTGLKTRVEWTIKALMAASTRHHLMSQVVKEHKEMESLVMHERGGEGTVVMKSEGLREFRKTEVARDQELEERVEKKQRSVVPSVRMSMRHAPSLKLKSGICLESATLVIVRPSEEYSDVGDDKLATEAFAGSCMYGEAVAALLKRNKNTLDMNSF